One Alnus glutinosa chromosome 3, dhAlnGlut1.1, whole genome shotgun sequence genomic region harbors:
- the LOC133863710 gene encoding dynamin-related protein 5A, producing MENLISLVNKLQRACTALGDHGEESALPTLWDALPAIAVVGGQSSGKSSVLESIVGKDFLPRGAGIVTRRPLVLQLHRIDKGREYAEFMHLPRKRFTDFATVRKEISDETDRETGRTKQISSVPIHLSIYSPNVVNLTLIDLPGLTKVAVEGQQESIVQDIENMVRSFIEKPNCIILAISPANQDLATSDAIKISREVDPKGERTFGVLTKIDLMDKGTDAVDILEGRSYKLRFPWIGVVNRSQADINKSVDMIAARRREREYFANSPNYKHLSTRMGSEHLGKMLSKHLETVIKSRIPGLQSLINKTIAELEAELSRLGKPIASDAGGKLYMIMEICRTFDQIFREHLDGVRSGGDKIYSVFDNQLPAALKRLQFDKHLSMDNVRKLITEADGYQPHLIAPEQGYRRLIESSLLTIKGPAEAAVDAVHSLLKDLVHKAIGETMELKQYPTLRVEVGNAATESLDRMRDESKKAALQLVDMECGYLTVEYFRKLPQDIEKGGNPTHSIFDRYNDSYLRRIGVNVLSYVNMVCASLRNSIPKSVVYCQVREAKRGLLDHFFTDLGKKESKQLSKLLDEDPAIMQRRSNLGKRLELYRSAQQEIDAVAWSK from the exons ATGGAGAACCTGATCTCATTGGTCAACAAGCTACAGAGGGCCTGTACTGCCCTTGGCGATCACGGCGAAGAGAGCGCCTTGCCCACTCTTTGGGACGCATTGCCTGCCATCGCCGTCGTTGGAGGCCAG AGCTCGGGGAAGTCTTCTGTGTTGGAGAGTATTGTTGGGAAAGACTTCTTACCTCGTGGAGCTG GAATTGTTACTAGGCGTCCTCTTGTGTTGCAACTTCATAGAATTGATAAAGGCAGAGAATATGCAGAGTTTATGCACCTCCCTAGAAAGAGATTCActgattttg CTACCGTGAGGAAAGAGATTTCTGATGAGACTGATCGAGAGACAGGCCGGACCAAGCAAATTTCTAGTGTTCCAATCCATCTTAGTATCTATTCCCCCAATG TTGTGAACTTGACGCTGATTGATCTTCCTGGACTTACAAAGGTAGCTGTTG AGGGTCAACAAGAAAGCATTGTGCAAGACATTGAGAACATGGTTCGGTCCTTCATTGAGAAG CCCAACTGTATTATTCTTGCAATTTCTCCAGCCAATCAAGATCTTGCTACATCTGATGCAATTAAGATATCTCGTGAAGTAGACCCTAAAG GGGAGAGGACATTTGGAGTTTTGACGAAGATTGATCTTATGGACAAGGGTACTGATGCAGTTGAT atCCTAGAAGGAAGATCATATAAGTTACGATTCCCTTGGATCGGTGTTGTTAATCGCTCTCAAGCTGATATCAATAAAAGTGTTGATATGATTGCGGCTCGGCGTAGAGAGCGTGAATACTTTGCTAATAGCCCAAACTATAAGCATCTCTCTACCAGGATGGGTTCTGAACATTTAGGAAAGATGCTTTCTAAG CACTTGGAAACTGTTATCAAGTCTCGAATCCCAGGCCTTCAGTCTCTTATCAACAAAACTATTGCTGAACTAGAAGCGGAATTGAGCCGTCTTGGGAAGCCTATTGCTTCTGATGCTGGA GGAAAGTTGTACATGATAATGGAAATTTGTCGTACTTTTGATCAAATATTTAGAGAACATCTTGATGGCGT GCGCTCTGGTGGTGATAAAATCTATAGTGTGTTTGATAATCAACTTCCAGCTGCTTTGAAGAGGTTACAATTTGACAAACATCTTTCGATGGACAACGTGCGAAAGCTAATCACTGAAGCGGATGGATATCAACCTCATCTAATTGCTCCTGAACAAGGATATCGCCGTCTTATTGAGTCTTCCTTGTTAACTATTAAAGGTCCTGCTGAGGCAGCTGTAGATGCG GTTCATTCTCTACTGAAGGATCTGGTTCACAAGGCTATTGGTGAAACTATG GAGCTAAAGCAGTATCCCACTTTGAGAGTGGAAGTCGGAAATGCAGCTACTGAGTCATTGGACAGGATGAGGGATGAAAGCAAGAAAGCAGCCTTGCAGTTAGTTGACATGGAATGTGGTTATCTAACTGTTGAATATTTTCGCAAGCTTCCCCAAGATATTGAGAAGGGTGGAAATCCAACGCACTCAATTTTCGATAGATATAACGATTCATATCTCCGGCGAATTG GAGTCAACGTCCTGTCCTATGTCAATATGGTTTGTGCAAGTTTGAGGAACTCTATTCCGAAGTCTGTTGTCTATTGTCAAGTGCGTGAGGCCAAACGTGGCTTGCTTGATCATTTCTTCACAGATTTGGGTAAAAAAGAG TCAAAACAGTTGTCTAAATTGTTGGATGAGGATCCAGCAATCATGCAGCGCCGGAGCAACCTTGGGAAAAGGCTAGAATTATACAGAAGTGCCCAACAAGAGATTGATGCAGTTGCTTGGTCCAAGTAG